TGCCCGGTCGCGAAGCCGCGTCGGCGCTCATCTCCAGGGCCGCCATCTTCTCCAGCATGATTTCCAGTGCATCCAGGGTGGCATCCAGCAGATCGGGGGCCAGCTCCTGCATGACTTCGCTGCGGACATCCGCCACGATGGTCTTCACGGTCTCGACCTGTGCCAGGCCGGCGGCCGTGAGCTGTATGCGCTTGACGCGCCGGTCGGCATCGTCGAGGCGCTCCACCCAGCCCTGGGCCTCCAGACCGTCGATCAGGCGCACGACAGAAGAGCTGTCCAGCGCCAGCGCCTGGGCCAGGTCCTTTTGTCGCATGGCTCCCGCGCTGTGCTCCAGATGGACCAGAGGCAGCCACAGCGCCTGGGTCAGGCCCAGCGGAGCCAGGACCTTGTCCAGCGTGCGGCGCCATTGCTTGTTGACCTGTGCCATGACGAAGATGAGCTGACGCTGGCGGCTGGACAGGGAGGCGGTGCTGGACATTGCGGATGTATTCAAATAGTTGGTATTCAAATTATTGTGCAAACAGTATTTATACTGTGAACAGGGTCTTGTTACTTCACACTGCCGCCTGTGGTCGGCGAAGAGGCGTACTTGCCTGTTGTGCAGGGCATTGCCCTATAGGTTGCAGCCCGGCCTGGGAGGGGGGCAGGGTCCGGCAGGCGCCTAAAGCCGGCGGCGGAGACTGCGCAGGCCCGCCGCTTCGGCCCGGTCTTGCAGGCATTCGATCGCGGCAAGTGGTGCTGGTGTGCCTAGCGGCCCCGGTCGTGCCGGCTTTTGAGAGTGCAGCCAAGGCCGGCGAGGGCTGATCTAGCCAGACTGTGGTCAGGCGGCGACGGCCTGCGCGTTGGCCGATGCGGGGCGGCTGCAGGCTTGCAGCAAGCAGATGGTAAGCCTAGGGGTACGGCCCGACTCCGGGGCCCGAGCGGGCGGCGGCCGCGGCGGTTTCCATCTGTTCGAGGCGCTGCTGCATGCTTTCATGCGTGCTGCCGCTGCGTGAAGGCCGCGCTAACATATGGCGCCCTTCTTCGCCGGGGGGAGCGGAATCGAGCTTGAGCTTGAGCTCCTGGCCGGAGTGCATGCTCTGGC
This DNA window, taken from Comamonas testosteroni TK102, encodes the following:
- a CDS encoding MarR family winged helix-turn-helix transcriptional regulator — translated: MSSTASLSSRQRQLIFVMAQVNKQWRRTLDKVLAPLGLTQALWLPLVHLEHSAGAMRQKDLAQALALDSSSVVRLIDGLEAQGWVERLDDADRRVKRIQLTAAGLAQVETVKTIVADVRSEVMQELAPDLLDATLDALEIMLEKMAALEMSADAASRPGS